The following nucleotide sequence is from Chloroflexota bacterium.
CATAATGAAACGACGAGATCAATTAGCGATTGGTTTGATTTGTGCAGCTTTAGTTGGATGCGGCACACCAGTTGCTAGCCGCCCAACTCCCAAACCGATTGTTAATCTAACAGCGGCACCAACTATCGATTTAGATGCAACCCGTGAAGCCTATAAAAATGAGTTACAACCGACCGCCCAGCCGCTCGGTTTATATATTGTGCGCGATGGCGATACACTTGAATCGATAGCCTTAGCCTTTAATACCAGCGTAGAAGAAATTTCAGCTACCAATAAACTTGAAGATATCAATGTTATTGCAATTGGCCAACCGCTGATCATCCCATCGCTGATTAGTGGCACGAGCAATCTGACAATAACTCTGCCATTAAATCAGTCTAAAGACCTAACTCCAACACCTTGACAACGATTTTCAGCATGCTATACTTTCAGTATAACCTTTATTCGATAACTACCGCAAGGGATAAAGGAGGTGATGCCAATGAATGATAGTAGTCATTGTAGCATCACGGAGGGACTTCTCTAGTCCTATCGTGAAGCGAAAAGACGAAAGCAAACCGCCAGTTCGATGAACTGGCGGTTTCGCATTTTAGGCGAGCGAAGCCAGCTTCGCTCAAGTGCTTTA
It contains:
- a CDS encoding LysM peptidoglycan-binding domain-containing protein; its protein translation is MKRRDQLAIGLICAALVGCGTPVASRPTPKPIVNLTAAPTIDLDATREAYKNELQPTAQPLGLYIVRDGDTLESIALAFNTSVEEISATNKLEDINVIAIGQPLIIPSLISGTSNLTITLPLNQSKDLTPTP